One Ornithinicoccus hortensis genomic window, CCGGCTCGGCCCCGCCCGCACCCGCTGGTTGTATGCCGTGCTCGTGCTCGGTGCGTTCGTCGCCGCCGGGGTGGCCGCCCTGGCCCAGCCCTGGAGCCTGCTGGCGCTGGTGGCGCTCCCCGTGGCCTGGTCCCCGGTGCGCCGGGTGCTGGGCGGCGCCGACGGCCGCGACCTCATCCCGGTCCTCGGCCGGACCGGGGTGCTGCAGCTGGCCTACGCCGCCCTGCTCACCCTCGGGCTGGTGCTGTCCGCCTGACCCGGCTCACGGCGTACAGGCGCCCCTCCCCACGCTTGGGCACTCGCCCCTCCCCACCCGTGGAAACTTCTGGGGCCTATGACCCCCAAAAGTTTCCCCACCACCGTAGAACCCGCCACCCCTCACCACGCGTGGAAGCTCGCCCCTCCCCAAGTGTGGAAACTTTCGGGGCCTATGACCCCTAAGAGTTTCCCCACGAGCGCGAGAGCGACGCTACCGTCGGGGGCCGACTCCCCGGGCGTGTGGCCGGTGCTGCCCGCCTGACCCGGCCCACGGCATACGGGCCCCTCTCCCCACGTGTGGAAACTCTTCGGGCCTATGACCCCCCAAAAAGTTTCCCCACGAGCCCGGGAGCGGCGCTACCGTCGGGCGATGACGGCGGACCTTCCCGAGCTGCTCCTACCGGACGCCGCCGCGTGGCGCGAGGAACACCACGCCGACTCCCCCTGCGTGTGGCCGGTCCTGTCCGCCTGACCCGGCTCACGGCGTACCGGCACCCCTCCCCACGTGTGGAAACTCGCCTCTCACCATGTGTGGAAACTTTTCGGGCCCATGACCCCCAAAAGTTTCCCCACGAGCGCGGCAGCGGAGCTACCGTCGAGGGATGACGGCGGACCTGCCCGAGCTGCTCCTGCCAGACGCCGCCGCGTGGCGCGCCTGGCTCGAGGAACACCACGCCGACTCCCCGGGCGTGTGGCTGGTGCTGCACAAGAAGGGCGGCACGGTCACGTCGCTCACCTACGAGGACGCCCTCCTGGAGGCGCTGTGCTTCGGGTGGATCGACGGGCTGACCAAGCGCCGGGACGCGGGCAGCTACCAGCAGCGCACGACGCCCCGCCGCCCGCGCAGCACGTGGTCGCCCAGCAACGTGGAGCGGGTCGCCCGCCTGGAGGCCGAGGGCCGGATGCACGAGGCGGGGCGTGCGCAGGTGCGACGCGCCCAGGCTGACGGGCGCTGGCCACGGGTGTAGTTTCGGGTCATGCAGATTCCGGAGAAGCTCGAGGCGGCGCTGTCGGACCAGGTGACGATGGAGCTGGCCGCCGCCACCACCTACCTGCAGCTGGCGATCGAGCTGGAGAGCCTCGACCTGACCGGCATGGCGTCCTGGATGCGCGCCCAGTCCGAGGAGGAACGGGTCCACGCGGACAAGTTCATCGCGCACATGGTCGACCGGGGCTCGACGCCGAAGATCGGCACGATCGAGGGTCCCCAACTCGAGGTCTCGATAGCCGTGGACGCCTTCGAGGCGGCGCTGGCCCACGAGCAGCACGTCTCCGCCTCGATCCGCGACCTCTACCGGCTGGCCGAGTCCGAGGGCGACCTGGACTGCCGGCCGCTGCTGCACTGGTTCCTGGATGAGCAGCTCGAGGAAGAGGCCACGGTCGGCGAGATCGTGAACCGGCTCAAGCTGACCGGTGACGACGGCGGCGGGCTGCTGCGGATGGACGCCGAGCTCGGTGCCCGCAACCCGGCCGTCCAGGGCGACAACGAGTAGACCGCACCTCCGCGGGAGAGAGGAGCCTGTGCGATAGCCAGGGTCAGCGGTCGCCCTGGTCCCAGCCCTCGGCCTCGGCGTCCTCGTCGTCCTCGTCGGTGCGCTGCCCCGCGAGCTTCTGCTCCCGCTCGGCGCGCCGCCGGGCAACCTTCTCCTCCAGCTGCCGGGCCATCTCCTCGCGGGGGCGCGCCAGCAGGAAGAACGAGGTCACCATCGAGAACAGCGCCGCGAAGATCAGCGCCCAGATCTCGTGGACGCCCAGCCAGAGCAGACCGAGCAGGAAGACCGCAAAGATCAGCAGCCGCCAGATCGTGTACTGCACCATCAGCGAGCCCTCACAGCCCCGAGTAGGAGTGCAGCCCGACGAAGAAGGTATTGACCACGGTGTAGTTCAGGATGATGCAGGTGAAGCCGGCGACCGCCACCCAGGTCGCCCTGCGCGCGGTCCAGCCGGTGGTGGCGTGCGCGTGCAGGTATGCGGCATACACCACCCAGATCACGAAGGACCAGACCTCCTTGGCGTCCCAGCCCCAGTAGCGGCCCCAGGCGTGCTCGGCCCAGATGGCGCCGGCGATCACGGTGAAGGTCCACAAGGGGAAGCCCACGACGTGGATGCCGTAGGTCATCTGCTCCAGCTTCCTGGGCGTGGGCAGCGCCCCCAGCCACCGCCAGGCCGGGCGGCCGGTCCGCTCCGACTGCTCCTTGACCAGGAACAGGAGGGCGGTCAGGAAGCCGATCGCCAGCAGCCCGATGGTCAGGGTGGCGACGGTGACGTGCACGATGAGCCACAGTTTGCTGTTCAGCGAGGGCAGCAGGGCACCGGCGGGGGTGTACCAGTTCGCGACCGCGACGCCCAGGATGAGCAGCGACAGCCCGGTCACGAAGACCCCGAGCCAGAGCCGCTCCGAGCGCAGGCTCCACAGCGAGTAGAGGACGAGCAGGAAGGCCACGGCCATCAGCGCGAACTCGAACATGTTGCCCACCGGCGGGCGGCTCACCGCCAGCCCGCGCAGCCCGATCGAGACGATCAGGGCGAAGGTGGCCAACCAGGTCAGCTGCAACCCGATGACCCCCCAGCGACGGCTCGGCGGCTCGGCCACCTGAGGCCCGGCGGGCGGCTCGTCGGCGGCGTCGGTCCCGCCTGCCGCCCCGAGGGAGGCGTCGGCCGCGCCGGCCAGCGCCAGCTCACGCTGCTGGGAGACCCCGTGCCCCCGCGTCTGGACCGCCAGGTGCATCGCGAACGCCAGCATCGCCAGCGTCAGCACCGGGAGCGCCACGTAGAGCGCCATGTTGGCGGTGTCCGCCATCTGCTCGCTGGTCATGCCTTGTCCTCCGTCAGGGCCCGGGCCGCGGGGGTGCCCAGTGACTCGGTGATCCGTTCGTACAGCGCGTCGACGCCGTCCTGCAGGGCCGCGTCGGCCCCCTTGGCGAGACCGGCGACCTCCACCACAGTATGACCCTCGCGCCCCTCCGGGTCCGCCACCACCCGGACGAACAGCCGACGCCGGCGGACCAGGAGCATCGCCATCAGCGCCGCGAGCAGCACGATGGAGCTGACCAGCACCGGGATCCGGCCCGGGTCGTGCCGCACCGCCAGGCCGCCCCAGCGGACGACCTCGGACATCTCGATGCTGCCGCGGCCCCCGGGAAGGTCGACGGTCTCCCCGGGGGTGAGCAGCACCCGGGTGCGCTCGCCGTCGTCGTCGAAGACCTCGTCCATCGAGGCCACGTCGAGGGTGTAGACCGACTGGGCGCGACCCTCGGGGAACAGGTCGCCCTCGTAGACCCCGAGCACCAGCGCGGGCGCGGCGAGGTCAGGGAAGACCGAGATCGGGCCCAGCTCCTGGTCGAACTCCAGGGTCGGCAGGAAGAACCCGTAGAACCCGATGTTGGGCTCGGTGCCGGCCACCTTGATCGCCCCGGTCGAGGAGTAGTTGTCGTCCTGCGGCAGGAACGGCGTGGCCTGCTGGTACAGCACCTCGCCGTCGGGGTCGCGCACCGTGACGACCGGGGCATACCCGTTGCCCAGCAGGTAGATCGAGGTGCCGTCCAGGCCGAGCGGGTGGTTGACCGCCAGCACCCGCTCGGTGGTCTCCTCCCCGGGCGCCGGCGCCGTCGTGACCGTCCCGCTGAACTCCCGCGGGGCGCCCAGCTGCGCCTCGTTCTCGGCCTCGAAGTCCACCCGCAGCTCGTCCAGGGTGAGCACGAAGGGCTCGATGTCGTCCAGGTCCACCCAGGGGCCGACCTGGAGCGTGTCGTAGCGCCCGACCGTGCTAGTAAAGGTCTGACCCTCGGGCAGGATCACCTCCCCGCGCCAACCCAGCAGGTGCCCCATGGCGACGGAGACGATCACCGCCAGCAGCGAGACGTGGAAGAACAGGTTGCCGGTCTCCTTGAGGTAGCCCCCCTCGGCCGACACCTCCCCCGGGCGGTCGTCCTTGCGGATCCGGTAGCGCCGCGCGCGCAGCGCCATGCGGGCGGCGGCCAGCACCTCCTCCTCGGGGGCCTGCACGACCTCGGTGCGGTATGCCGGCAGTCGCCGCAGGTGGCGCGGTGCCCGTGGGGGTTGGGCCCGGAGGGCACGGATGTGCTGCCGGGTGCGGGGCAGGATGCAGCCGACCAGCGAGACCATGAGCAGCAGGTAGATCGCGGCGAACCACGGCGAGGCGAAGACGTCGAACATCCCGACCCGGTCCAGCCAGGGGCCGACCGTGGGGTTGTCCTCCAGGTACTCCCGGACCCGGACCGGGTCGATGCTGCGCTGTGGGTAGATGGATCCCGGGATGGCTGCGACCGCGAGCAGGAGCAGCAGCACCAGGGCGGTGCGCATGCTCGTGAGCTGGCGCCAGATGAAGCGCGCCCACCCGACGGCGCCGAGGGTGGGTTGCTGCACGGTGCGGTCGGCCATCAGAGCACCGTGGTGAACGAGGAGGTGAGCCGGGTCTGGATCCAGGCGGTGACCTGCTCCCAGACCCCGCTGATCATCAGCAGCCCGAGCACCACGAGCAGCGCGCCCCCGACGGCCTGGACGACCCGGTGCCGGTCCCGCAGCCAGCGGGAGACCCTGCTGACCCAGCCGAGCCCCGCCGCGATCAGCAGGAACGGCAGACCGAGGCCCACGCAATAGGCGGCCGAGAGGACCAGGCCGCGGCGGACGACCCCGTCGTCGTAGGGCGGCAGCGAGGCCGCCAGGGCCTGGATCGCGCCGAGGACCGGGCCGGTGCAGGCGCTGAA contains:
- a CDS encoding ferritin codes for the protein MQIPEKLEAALSDQVTMELAAATTYLQLAIELESLDLTGMASWMRAQSEEERVHADKFIAHMVDRGSTPKIGTIEGPQLEVSIAVDAFEAALAHEQHVSASIRDLYRLAESEGDLDCRPLLHWFLDEQLEEEATVGEIVNRLKLTGDDGGGLLRMDAELGARNPAVQGDNE
- a CDS encoding DUF4229 domain-containing protein; translation: MVQYTIWRLLIFAVFLLGLLWLGVHEIWALIFAALFSMVTSFFLLARPREEMARQLEEKVARRRAEREQKLAGQRTDEDDEDAEAEGWDQGDR
- the ccsB gene encoding c-type cytochrome biogenesis protein CcsB, whose product is MTSEQMADTANMALYVALPVLTLAMLAFAMHLAVQTRGHGVSQQRELALAGAADASLGAAGGTDAADEPPAGPQVAEPPSRRWGVIGLQLTWLATFALIVSIGLRGLAVSRPPVGNMFEFALMAVAFLLVLYSLWSLRSERLWLGVFVTGLSLLILGVAVANWYTPAGALLPSLNSKLWLIVHVTVATLTIGLLAIGFLTALLFLVKEQSERTGRPAWRWLGALPTPRKLEQMTYGIHVVGFPLWTFTVIAGAIWAEHAWGRYWGWDAKEVWSFVIWVVYAAYLHAHATTGWTARRATWVAVAGFTCIILNYTVVNTFFVGLHSYSGL
- the resB gene encoding cytochrome c biogenesis protein ResB — translated: MADRTVQQPTLGAVGWARFIWRQLTSMRTALVLLLLLAVAAIPGSIYPQRSIDPVRVREYLEDNPTVGPWLDRVGMFDVFASPWFAAIYLLLMVSLVGCILPRTRQHIRALRAQPPRAPRHLRRLPAYRTEVVQAPEEEVLAAARMALRARRYRIRKDDRPGEVSAEGGYLKETGNLFFHVSLLAVIVSVAMGHLLGWRGEVILPEGQTFTSTVGRYDTLQVGPWVDLDDIEPFVLTLDELRVDFEAENEAQLGAPREFSGTVTTAPAPGEETTERVLAVNHPLGLDGTSIYLLGNGYAPVVTVRDPDGEVLYQQATPFLPQDDNYSSTGAIKVAGTEPNIGFYGFFLPTLEFDQELGPISVFPDLAAPALVLGVYEGDLFPEGRAQSVYTLDVASMDEVFDDDGERTRVLLTPGETVDLPGGRGSIEMSEVVRWGGLAVRHDPGRIPVLVSSIVLLAALMAMLLVRRRRLFVRVVADPEGREGHTVVEVAGLAKGADAALQDGVDALYERITESLGTPAARALTEDKA